One Brassica napus cultivar Da-Ae chromosome C4, Da-Ae, whole genome shotgun sequence genomic region harbors:
- the LOC106397476 gene encoding mitochondrial fission 1 protein A, with amino-acid sequence MDSKMGNFFDSIGSFFSGGDKIPWCDREVILECEKEVKTATDGDSEDQKKESIMRLSWSLVHSRQAEDIQRGIAMLEASLATSSPPLQDREKIYLLAVGYYRTGDYSRSRQLVERCLEVQPDWRQALALKKTIEDKIAKDGVIGIGITATAVGLIAGGIAAALARKK; translated from the exons ATGGATTCTAAAATGGGAAATTTCTTCGACTCCATCGGTTCCTTCTTCAGCGGCGGCGACAAGATCCCTTGGTGCGACCGTGAGGTCATCCTT GAATGTGAGAAAGAAGTTAAGACAGCAACGGACGGGGACTCGGAAGACCAAAAGAAAGAGAGCATTATGCGATTGTCTTGGTCTCTTGTCCATTCCCGACAAGCCGAAGATATCCAGCGTGGAATCGCCATGCTCGAAG CTTCTCTAGCAACTAGTAGCCCTCCTTTGCAGGACCGGGAGAAGATTTATCTTCTTGCTGTTGGTTATTATCGTACTGGAGACTACTCTAGAAGCAGACAGCTCGTGGAGCGCTGTCTCGAG GTTCAACCTGATTGGAGGCAAGCTTTAGCCTTAAAGAAAACCATTGAAGACAAAATCGCAAAAG ATGGTGTTATTGGGATAGGCATCACGGCTACAGCCGTTGGCCTCATAGCCGGTGGAATCGCTGCTGCTTTGGCTCGCAAAAAGTGA
- the LOC106401027 gene encoding sulfite exporter TauE/SafE family protein 3: MSELRWKCRGLRSVIVLFTNFALAFAFVSAERGIFYSKARESDEPPSFFLDFLWEPNQTGYHHVWPEFEFNWQIVLGTLVGFFGAAFGSVGGVGGGGIFVPMLSLIIGFDPKSATALSKCMIVGASVSTVYYNLRLRHPTLDMPIIDYDLALLIQPMLMLGISVGVAFNVMFPDWMVTVLLIILFLGTSTKAFLKGRETWNKETIEKMEAAKRLESDGVSATEVEYMPLPAAPSTNPGNNKKREVSIIENVYWKELGLLVFVWIVFLALQIAKTNMPTCSVGYWVINLLQIPVAVGVSGYEAVALYQGRRIIASNGQGGSNFTIGQLILYCSFGVLAGVVGGLLGLGGGFIMGPLFLELGVPPQVSSATATFAMTFSSSMSVVEYYLLKRFPIPYALYLVGVATIAALVGQHVVRRLIAVLGRASLIIFILASTIFISAISLGGVGIVNMMGKLQRHEYMGFENLCKYSG, translated from the exons ATGTCGGAACTGAGATGGAAGTGTCGGGGTCTGAGATCAGTGATCGTTCTCTTCACCAATTTCGCTTTAGCTTTTGCCTTCGTTTCCGCTGAGAGGGGCATTTTTTATTCCAAGGCGAGGGAAAGTGACGAACCACCCAGTTTCTTCCTGGATTTTCTATGGGAACCTAATCAGACAGGTTATCATCATGTCTGGCCC GAATTTGAGTTCAACTGGCAAATTGTTTTGGGCACACTCGTTGGATTCTTTGGAGCTGCGTTTGGTAGCGTAGGAGGTGTTGGTGGAGGTGGCATTTTCGTACCTATGCTCAGTTTGATTATCGGCTTTGATCCTAAATCAGCAACAGCTTTGTCAAAAT gCATGATCGTGGGAGCTTCTGTGTCAACTGTGTATTACAATCTTAGATTGAGGCATCCTACGCTTGATATGCCAATCATCGACTACGATCTCGCGCTGTTGATCCAGCCCATGCTTATGCTTGGGATTAGCGTTGGTGTCGCTTTCAATGTCATGTTTCCAGATTGGATGGTCACAGTACTCCTCATAATCCTCTTTCTAG GTACATCAACAAAGGCGTTTTTGAAAGGTCGTGAGACTTGGAACAAGGAGACTATAGAGAAAATG GAAGCTGCTAAGCGTTTAGAGTCAGATG GTGTATCTGCCACAGAAGTAGAATATATGCCTCTTCCTGCAGCTCCGAGCACCAATCCTGGAAACAACAAGAAACGAGAA GTAAGTATTATTGAGAATGTATACTGGAAGGAACTTGGACTTCTCGTTTTCGTCTGGATTGTTTTCCTGGCACTGCAGATAGCCAAG ACAAATATGCCAACTTGTTCAGTAGGATATTGGGTCATAAACTTGTTACAG ATTCCGGTTGCAGTTGGTGTATCAGGCTACGAGGCAGTAGCTTTGTACCAGGGTAGAAGAATCATTGCATCTAATGGACAAGGAGGCTCTAATTTTACCATTGGTCAGCTTATCCTTTACTGTTCATTTGGCGTATTGGCGGGTGTAGTCGGTGGGTTACTTGGTTTAGGCGGAGGTTTTATCATGGGACCATTGTTTCTTGAGCTCGGTGTCCCTCCACAG GTCTCAAGTGCCACAGCGACTTTTGCTATGACTTTCTCTTCATCCATGTCTGTTGTAGAATACTATCTTCTCAAACGATTCCCTATTCCATATG CTCTGTATCTTGTGGGAGTGGCAACAATTGCAGCTTTGGTTGGACAACATGTAGTCAGAAGACTGATAGCAGTCCTCGGCCGAGCatccctcatcatcttcatcctcgCCTCCACGATTTTTATCAGCGCTATATCACTTG GTGGCGTGGGAATAGTGAACATGATGGGCAAGTTGCAACGGCACGAGTACATGGGTTTTGAAAACCTCTGCAAGTACAGTGGTTAA
- the LOC106401026 gene encoding protein unc-13 homolog, producing MAHLFRELSLGHSKRETTPPPPPPSMASVIPSDLPPSPLGQLAVQFSESDLRLIAYEIFVAACRSATGKPLSSAVSSVSVANPDSPSNGVSPASPAAQRSLTAAAASKMKKALGMKSLSSLSPGSTKSPGSGSGGKSKRPTTVGELMRIQMRVSESVDSRVRRAFLRIAASQVGRKIESVVLPLELLQQLKSSDFTDQQEYDAWLKRSLKVLEAGLLLHPRVPLDKTSSSQRLRQIIHGALDRPLETGRNSEQMQSLRSAVMSLATRSDGSFSDSCHWADGSPFNLRLYEMLLEACFDSSDATSMEEEVDDLMEHIKKTWVILGINQMLHNLCFTWLLFSRYVVTGQVELDLLYACESQLAEVAKDAKTTKDPEYSQVLSATLSAILGWAEKRLLAYHDTFDRSNVGTMEGIVSLGVSAARILVEDISNEYRRRRKGEVDVARTRIETYIRSSLRTAFAQRMEKADSSRRASRNQKNPLPVLAILAKDIGELAVQEKRMFSPIWKRWHPFAAGVAVATLHVCYGNEIKQFISGISELTPDAVQVLRAADKLEKDLVQIAVEDSVDSDDGGKAIIREMPPFEAETVIANLVKDWIKARIDRLKEWVDRNLQQEVWNPVENQEGGYALSAAEVLRITDETLEAFFQLPIPMHPAVLPDLIIGLDKYLQYYVSKAKSGCGSRTTYMPTMPALTRCTTESKFQGVWKKKEKSPPSQKKNSQVTISNGEGGSFGVTQICVRINSLHKIRSELDNVEKRVITHLRNCESAHTDDFSNGLGKKFELTPAACIEGVQQLSESLAYKVVFHDLSHALWDGLYIGDLSSSRIEPFLKELEQNLTVIAETVHERVRTRIITDIMRASFDGFLLVLLAGGPSRAFTIQDSQIMEQDFKSMKDLFWANGDGLAMDLIDKFSTTVRGVLPLFSTDTDSLIERFKGMTLEAYGSSAKSRLPLPPTSGQWSGMEPNTLLRVLCYRHDESATRFLKKTYNLPKKL from the exons ATGGCTCACCTCTTCAGAGAGCTGTCTCTGGGTCACTCCAAGAGAGAGACgacgccgccgccgccgcctccGTCGATGGCATCCGTGATTCCCTCCGATTTACCACCGTCTCCACTCGGACAACTCGCCGTCCAGTTCTCCGAATCCGATCTCCGCCTCATTGCCTACGAGATCTTCGTCGCCGCATGCCGTAGCGCGACCGGGAAGCCTCTCTCATCCGCCGTTTCATCAGTCTCCGTTGCGAATCCGGACTCGCCGAGCAACGGCGTCTCTCCTGCTTCTCCAGCAGCCCAGCGTTCTCTGACCGCAGCCGCCGCGAGCAAGATGAAGAAGGCCTTGGGGATGAAGTCGTTGTCATCCTTATCACCTGGATCTACCAAGAGCCCTGGCTCTGGCTCGGGTGGTAAGTCGAAGCGGCCCACTACTGTCGGTGAGCTCATGCGGATCCAAATGCGAGTATCGGAGTCCGTCGATTCGCGCGTTCGTAGGGCTTTCCTTAGGATTGCTGCTAGTCAG gttggAAGGAAGATTGAGTCAGTGGTTCTTCCGTTAGAATTGTTACAGCAGCTTAAGTCATCTGATTTCACGGATCAGCAAGAGTACGACGCGTGGCTGAAGAGATCACTCAAGGTTCTCGAGGCAGGTCTTCTGTTGCACCCTCGCGTACCGCTTGACAAGACGAGTTCTTCTCAACGACTGCGACAGATCATTCACGGTGCGCTTGACCGCCCTTTGGAGACTGGAAGGAACAGCGAGCAGATGCAGAGTCTTCGATCCGCGGTCATGTCTCTCGCCACTAGATCTGACGGGTCTTTCTCTGACTCTTGCCACTGGGCTGATGGCTCTCCGTTTAATCTCAGGCTATATGAAATGCTTTTAGAGGCTTGCTTTGATTCTAGCGACGCTACCTCCATGGAGGAGGAAGTTGATGACCTTATGGAACATATAAAGAAGACGTGGGTGATTCTTGGGATCAACCAGATGCTTCATAACCTCTGTTTCACGTGGCTTTTGTTCTCTCGGTACGTTGTGACTGGACAAGTTGAGCTGGATTTGCTTTACGCCTGTGAATCTCAGCTTGCGGAAGTTGCTAAAGATGCAAAGACGACGAAAGATCCTGAATACTCCCAAGTTTTAAGTGCTACGCTTAGTGCTATATTGGGTTGGGCAGAGAAAAGGCTCCTTGCGTACCATGACACGTTTGACCGAAGCAATGTGGGTACAATGGAGGGAATTGTTTCTTTGGGTGTATCAGCAGCTAGGATTTTAGTTGAAGATATATCTAACGAATATCGTAGAAGGAGGAAAGGAGAAGTTGATGTAGCTCGTACGAGGATTGAGACATACATCAGGTCATCACTACGTACTGCTTTTGCTCAG AGAATGGAGAAAGCAGATTCTAGCAGGAGGGCATCGAGGAACCAGAAAAACCCTCTCCCTGTTCTCGCCATCCTTGCTAAAGACATTGGCGAGCTAGCTGTTCAGGAAAAGCGAATGTTCAGTCCAATATGGAAGAGATGGCATCCGTTTGCTGCAGGAGTTGCTGTGGCTACACTCCATGTTTGTTACGGAAACGAGATTAAACAGTTTATCTCCGGGATATCTGAATTGACACCCGATGCTGTTCAGGTATTAAGAGCTGCTGATAAGCTAGAGAAGGATCTTGTGCAAATCGCAGTAGAGGATTCTGTTGACAGCGACGATGGTGGCAAAGCAATTATCCGTGAAATGCCTCCTTTCGAAGCTGAGACTGTTATTGCTAACTTGGTCAAAGACTGGATCAAGGCGAGAATAGACAGACTTAAGGAATGGGTCGACAGGAATTTGCAGCAAGag GTTTGGAATCCAGTGGAGAACCAAGAAGGAGGATATGCGCTATCTGCTGCAGAAGTGTTGCGTATTACTGATGAAACTTTGGAAGCGTTTTTTCAGCTTCCCATACCTATGCATCCTGCTGTGTTACCTGATTTGATCATTGGTTTAGACAAATATCTTCAGTATTATGTCTCAAAGGCGAAATCTGGTTGTG GCTCTCGAACTACGTACATGCCTACAATGCCTGCACTCACACGATGTACAACGGAGTCGAAGTTTCAAGGTGtttggaagaagaaagaaaagtcaCCTCCTTCTCAGAAGAAAAACTCTCAGGTTACGATTTCCAACGGAGAGGGTGGTTCCTTTGGGGTCACGCAGATATGTGTCAGAATAAACAGCTTGCACAAAATCCGCAGCGAGCTCGATAATGTGGAGAAGAGAGTGATCACACATTTGAGGAACTGTGAGTCAGCTCACACCGACGACTTCTCCAACGGTTTAGGAAAAAAGTTTGAGCTCACGCCAGCGGCTTGCATCGAAGGCGTTCAACAGCTATCTGAGTCTTTAGCGTACAAAGTCGTCTTCCATGACCTAAGCCACGCGTTATGGGACGGATTATACATCGGTGACCTCTCGTCGTCTAGAATCGAGCCTTTCCTCAAGGAGCTCGAACAGAATTTGACAGTCATAGCAGAGACGGTACACGAAAGAGTCCGAACACGCATCATAACCGATATTATGAGAGCCTCTTTCGATGGCTTCTTACTTGTCCTACTTGCTGGAGGGCCCTCTAGGGCTTTTACAATACAAGACTCTCAGATTATGGAACAAGATTTCAAATCTATGAAGGATTTGTTCTGGGCGAATGGAGATGGTCTGGCCATGGACCTGATCGATAAGTTCTCGACCACGGTTAGAGGTGTGCTTCCTCTGTTCAGTACAGACACAGACAGTTTGATAGAGAGGTTTAAGGGAATGACGCTCGAAGCATACGGTTCTTCAGCTAAGTCTAGGCTTCCGTTGCCTCCGACTTCAGGCCAGTGGAGTGGTATGGAACCAAACACGCTCTTACGAGTTTTGTGTTATCGTCACGATGAATCTGCGACAAGGTTTCTTAAGAAGACATATAATCTACCGAAGAAGCTCTAG